The Zingiber officinale cultivar Zhangliang chromosome 10A, Zo_v1.1, whole genome shotgun sequence genome contains a region encoding:
- the LOC122026751 gene encoding alpha carbonic anhydrase 8-like — protein sequence MEFSGVRLPLLVAALAILFAVSAAQAPGPAPIGPPTPSPAPPTPAPSPPPTLPPPTPAPAPVTPAPAPTSPTPAPTTPAPEAPSLSPPSPTPTGGNSPAPAIEPPPPTTNAATTRRTAGWDSAAFVASAAAAAVAYAL from the coding sequence ATGGAGTTCTCCGGCGTTCGCCTCCCCCTGCTCGTGGCGGCGCTGGCGATCCTGTTCGCTGTCTCTGCCGCGCAGGCCCCCGGCCCGGCGCCCATCGGACCGCCCACCCCCTCGCCCGCTCCTCCCACTCCGGCGCCGTCGCCTCCCCCCACCCTCCCCCCGCCCACCCCGGCCCCCGCCCCCGTGACCCCGGCGCCCGCCCCCACCTCACCGACTCCAGCTCCGACGACGCCAGCACCCGAAGCCCCCTCCCTCTCCCCTCCCTCCCCCACCCCCACCGGCGGCAATTCCCCTGCCCCGGCCATTGAACCTCCCCCTCCGACCACCAATGCTGCCACCACGCGGCGCACCGCGGGATGGGACTCCGCCGCCTTCgtcgcctccgccgccgccgccgcagtcGCCTATGCGCTCTAG
- the LOC122028145 gene encoding 2-oxoglutarate-dependent dioxygenase 19-like — translation MAADLQNSVKQLSDSGAFSSLPLQLYASRDPTAPSDVDATLEPQIPTIDLSLLTGATPRERARMVQRLGRACQDWGFFMVVNHGVPEGLRQAMLEAAKKFFDLEEEDKAELRGETVLDPIRYGTSFNPKAEVGVRYWRDFLKLAVHPDFHSPAKPLSFSDVLRDYATCTRRVGMELLKGIWESLELEENDMNKALKLDSCFQVFVANLYPPCPQPELVFGLPPHSDHGLLTLLHQNGVDGLNVEHGGKWVHVKPLPGSFLVNAGDHMQIVTNGRYKSALHRAMANGKSTRVSVLTVVGPSLDTVVEPVAALVSSERPAMYRGWSYRQFLEYQQGNQLKEKAVLELLRCRDHEHVI, via the exons ATGGCCGCAGATCTCCAAAACTCCGTTAAACAACTCTCCGATTCCGGCGCCTTCTCCTCCCTCCCTCTCCAATTATACGCCTCTCGAGATCCCACCGCCCCTTCCGACGTCGACGCCACTCTCGAGCCCCAAATCCCGACCATCGACCTCTCCCTCCTCACCGGAGCAACTCCCCGCGAACGCGCTCGCATGGTTCAACGGCTCGGCCGAGCCTGCCAAGACTGGGGCTTCTTCATG GTGGTCAATCATGGCGTGCCGGAGGGGCTGCGGCAGGCGATGCTGGAGGCGGCCAAGAAGTTCTTTGACCTGGAGGAAGAGGACAAGGCGGAGCTCCGCGGCGAAACTGTCTTGGATCCCATCCGATACGGCACCAGCTTCAACCCCAAGGCGGAGGTCGGCGTCCGGTATTGGAGAGACTTCCTCAAGCTGGCCGTGCACCCGGACTTCCATTCTCCGGCGAAGCCACTTTCTTTCAG CGATGTATTACGCGATTACGCGACTTGCACGAGGAGAGTGGGCATGGAGCTGCTCAAAGGCATATGGGAAAGCTTGGAGTTGGAAGAGAACGACATGAACAAGGCCTTGAAGCTCGACTCATGCTTCCAAGTCTTCGTTGCCAACTTGTACCCTCCCTGCCCACAGCCAGAGCTCGTCTTCGGCCTTCCTCCGCACTCCGACCATGGCCTGCTCACGCTCCTCCACCAGAACGGCGTCGACGGCCTCAACGTCGAGCACGGAGGCAAGTGGGTCCACGTCAAACCCCTCCCCGGCTCCTTCCTCGTGAACGCCGGCGATCACATGCAG ATTGTTACCAATGGGAGATACAAGAGCGCGCTGCACCGAGCCATGGCCAACGGCAAGAGCACAAGGGTGTCGGTGCTGACGGTCGTGGGGCCTTCCCTGGAcacggtggtggagccggtggcTGCTCTGGTTAGCTCGGAGAGGCCGGCCATGTACAGGGGATGGAGCTACAGGCAGTTTCTGGAGTACCAACAGGGGAATCAGCTCAAGGAGAAGGCTGTGTTGGAACTACTGCGATGTAGAGATCATGAACATGTAATTTGA